A DNA window from Candidatus Sulfidibacterium hydrothermale contains the following coding sequences:
- a CDS encoding CTP synthase: protein MDQNVKYIFVTGGVSSSLGKGIISSSLAKLLQARGFSVTIQKLDPYINIDPGTLNPYEHGECYVTDDGAETDLDLGHYERFSNTPTSQANNVTTGRIYQNVINKERRGEYLGTTVQVIPHITDEIKRSVRLLGQTGKYDFVITEIGGTVGDIESFPFVETVRQMKWELENRCVVIHLTLVPYLRAAGELKSKPTQHSVKKLLEQGVQPDIIVCRTEKPLYEGIKHKIAQFCNIRPSSVIESLDAETIYDVPLMMLEEKLDVEVLKKTNTPIPEKVDLDNWKRFLNNLKNPKYEVNIGLVGKYIELKDAYKSINEAFVHGGAMNQTKVNIRRIQSENITADNARELLKGLDGILVAPGFGNRGIEGKIEAIRYARENKIPFLGICLGMQCAVIEFSRNVLHLKGAHSTEMDPDTPYPVIDIMENQKKIKNLGGTMRLGAYNCKLNRESKSYAAYGKEMIRERHRHRYEFNNAYRDAFEKNGVRLAGINPEEDLVEIIEIKDHPWFIGVQFHPEYRSTVKQPHPLFVHFVKAALEHKGKK, encoded by the coding sequence ATGGATCAAAATGTTAAATACATCTTCGTTACCGGAGGTGTTTCTTCCTCGTTGGGGAAAGGGATTATTTCTTCTTCTTTGGCTAAATTACTGCAGGCAAGAGGATTCTCGGTTACCATTCAAAAATTAGATCCGTACATTAACATTGACCCCGGAACACTAAATCCGTACGAACACGGCGAATGCTATGTTACTGACGACGGAGCGGAAACGGATCTTGATCTCGGACATTACGAACGTTTTTCGAATACCCCCACTTCACAAGCCAACAACGTAACCACCGGCCGGATTTACCAAAATGTGATTAACAAAGAACGCCGGGGAGAATACCTCGGCACCACAGTACAGGTAATTCCGCATATTACTGACGAAATCAAACGCAGTGTACGCTTGCTGGGACAAACCGGAAAATATGATTTTGTCATTACTGAAATCGGCGGTACTGTTGGTGATATCGAGTCATTCCCGTTTGTGGAAACCGTTCGTCAGATGAAATGGGAACTGGAAAACCGCTGCGTTGTCATTCATTTAACACTGGTACCTTATTTGCGGGCAGCTGGTGAGCTGAAATCAAAACCTACCCAACACTCAGTAAAAAAATTACTGGAACAGGGAGTACAGCCGGATATTATCGTCTGCCGAACCGAAAAACCACTTTACGAAGGCATTAAACATAAAATTGCCCAGTTTTGTAATATTCGTCCTTCTTCGGTCATTGAATCGCTCGATGCAGAAACCATTTATGATGTCCCGCTGATGATGCTGGAAGAAAAGCTGGATGTGGAAGTATTGAAAAAAACCAACACTCCGATACCGGAAAAAGTGGATTTAGACAACTGGAAACGCTTTTTAAACAACCTGAAAAATCCAAAATACGAAGTCAATATCGGATTGGTAGGAAAATACATTGAGCTGAAAGATGCGTATAAATCCATTAACGAAGCTTTTGTTCATGGTGGAGCCATGAACCAGACCAAAGTAAATATCCGGCGGATTCAGTCGGAAAATATTACCGCTGACAATGCCAGAGAACTTCTGAAAGGACTGGACGGAATTCTTGTAGCACCCGGATTTGGCAACCGGGGAATTGAAGGGAAAATTGAAGCCATCCGTTATGCACGCGAAAATAAAATTCCTTTTTTGGGTATTTGTCTTGGCATGCAATGTGCCGTTATCGAGTTTTCGCGAAATGTACTGCATTTAAAAGGCGCCCATTCTACCGAGATGGATCCCGACACACCCTATCCGGTGATTGATATCATGGAAAACCAGAAAAAGATCAAGAATCTCGGCGGCACCATGCGTCTCGGAGCTTATAATTGCAAGCTCAACCGGGAATCAAAAAGTTATGCCGCTTATGGTAAAGAAATGATCCGTGAACGTCACCGCCACCGCTATGAATTTAATAATGCTTACCGCGACGCTTTTGAAAAAAACGGAGTACGGCTGGCCGGAATTAATCCGGAAGAAGACCTGGTGGAAATTATTGAAATAAAAGACCATCCGTGGTTTATAGGGGTACAATTCCACCCGGAATACCGCAGTACAGTAAAACAACCCCATCCGCTTTTT